A genomic segment from Aspergillus puulaauensis MK2 DNA, chromosome 1, nearly complete sequence encodes:
- a CDS encoding uncharacterized protein (COG:G;~EggNog:ENOG410QDIA;~InterPro:IPR020846,IPR011701,IPR036259;~PFAM:PF07690;~TransMembrane:10 (i121-140o146-169i181-202o214-237i284-303o323-343i350-370o376-399i411-433o445-465i);~go_function: GO:0022857 - transmembrane transporter activity [Evidence IEA];~go_process: GO:0055085 - transmembrane transport [Evidence IEA]) — MTSPSDHKIDTEVEGHEIQSQAPQTRRARLKAAVWDTWDKSPEERRLVQKVDWWLLSYACIAYFIKALDQGNTSNAYVSGMKEALDLKGNDLNYLTTYWNIGYILGQIPSQLILTKIRPSIWLPALELLWSCLVMALAGAKNVQTIFALRFFIGLFEASAYPGIITLLGNWYTPAELGKRAAIFQASSSAANMFSGYLQAALYSGMNGRAGLAAWQWLFIFDGILGIPISLYGFWAIPDSPNDSRNHWLNKDETERAAQRMRDVGRAPARKLTLRTVLDVFRSWPVWLFSTVFIAHVLGLRIYSYFNVWLKSTGMYTTEQVNVIPSAGYGLQILCTLMFAWTSDYIQARWPVIVVACVPGIVGCVILSVWPEQNTAAMMAGWLLTYAETGAGILFTSWVSETCGFSAEHRVVVIGVMEAVAFTFNAWVPLLVYNTGEGPHFRIGYQMAAMFFAVELVLAVGIAVVEKRWPAWKIKRQDV, encoded by the exons ATGACAAGTCCCTCCGATCATAAGATCGACACCGAAGTCGAAGGCCATGAAATCCAGTCGCAGGCACCGCAAACCCGACGAGCTCGTCTCAAGGCCGCAGTCTGGGATACATGGGACAAGTCCCCAGAAGAGCGCCGTCTCGTCCAGAAAGTAGACTGGTGGCTGTTAAGTTATGCCTGCATTGCATACTTCATCAAAGCCCTTGACCAGGGTAAC ACATCAAACGCCTACGTCTCCGGCATGAAAGAGGCCCTCGATCTCAAAGGCAACGACCTCAACTACCTCACCACCTACTGGAACATCGGGTACATCCTCGGTCAAATCCCAtcccagctcatcctcaccaaaATCCGCCCCTCAATCTGGCTGCCCGCCCTCGAGCTCCTCTGGAGCTGCCTCGTGATGGCCCTCGCCGGCGCCAAAAACGTGCAAACCATCTTCGCCCTGcgcttcttcatcggcctcttcgagGCGTCCGCTTACCCCGGTATCATCACCCTGCTAGGGAACTGGTACACACCAGCCGAACTCGGCAAACGAGCCGCCATCTTCCAGGCTTCATCCAGCGCCGCGAATATGTTCTCCGGGTATCTCCAGGCAGCGCTGTACTCTGGCATGAACGGACGCGCGGGTCTCGCGGCGTGGCAGTGGTTGTTTATCTTCGATGGGATCCTGGGTATCCCCATCTCTCTATACGGATTCTGGGCGATTCCCGATTCGCCGAATGATTCGCGAAACCACTGGTTAAATAAAGACGAGACGGAGCGCGCCGCGCAGCGGATGCGCGATGTCGGGAGAGCGCCAGCAAGGAAACTGACCCTGCGCACGGTGCTCGATGTCTTCCGCTCGTGGCCGGTGTGGCTGTTCTCGACTGTGTTCATTGCGCATGTCCTTGGGCTACGCATCTACTCGTACTTTAATGTGTGGCTGAAATCGACGGGGATGTATACGACGGAACAGGTTAATGTTATTCCGTCCGCTGGGTATGGGCTGCAGATTCTCTGTACGTTGATGTTTGCGTGGACGAGTGACTATATCCAGGCCCGGTGGCCGGTTATTGTGGTTGCGTGTGTCCCTGGTATAGTCGGGTGTGTTATACTGAGTGTCTGGCCGGAGCAGAACACGGCTGCTAtgatggctggctggttaCTGACGTATGCGGAGACTGGGGCCGGGATCTTGTTTACCTCGTGGGTGAGCGAGACGTGTGGCTTTTCGGCGGAGCATCGGGTTGTTGTTATTGGGGTGATGGAGGCCGTGGCGTTTACGTTTAATGCGTGGGTGCCGCTGCTGGTGTATAATACTGGGGAGGGACCGCATTTTAGGATTGGGTATCAGATGGCAGCGATGTTTTTTGCCGTTGAGTTGGTCCTGGCTGTTGGGAttgcggtggtggagaagagATGGCCTGCTTGGAAGATTAAACGACAGGATGTTTAG
- a CDS encoding uncharacterized protein (COG:S;~EggNog:ENOG410PTJV) → MALPHRRGYGSTDEHSLPETDGFIETDLRAGGPWLHDFLCAKYTILPKSSPYKALWRDGGAISSQLEDLCRAQNHRVGSAIFWGRRSVYEPDAEPTTTLAVSLMGRREDDPPYACTRIDLARMLWRDLCGRGLEGITVEVADVSVIRRIEIYPCLPTDDIYPVWTEVAMEIFDGIDRAGVFTIGCFRIGGSGWDRDESPSTVLIGVDRHSRRDWKDVRETVVSILDGRGLDSVVVTIRKDNMIARGVLSMDYDPGARAADFRPDPRPGMSLGPCSEHGVYREGKLGGWVEVKNPHSEAWVPFALTCSRCCFPEESTLSEADTEVIRGWKDGGVHQGDAHRDRLLQVDSPSDQGIEKGLETIADVIAQVKRRLDYFEAEKQNEKDEDMSRRIERWLEESWKTLTDLQNKQSKIKNLRNSKSHHLGTVFASSGERQAPSTSDPKHLSLSIRDWALVQPTVPRRAGTNMVEHTIFPNEDQQLIHLLPEPPDMDEKLYTPAAHGVYGNLKTCHITTKIENGRAVEAPTFEHVVVRCKARVQGEETLDEPGSFIYESAGLIKGMVFGGSGSGDLGYFTGTKDLLDDIEHITGAEVRLLYVD, encoded by the exons ATGGCACTCCCACACCGAAGAGGCTACGGCTCAACCGACGAACACTCCCTTCCGGAGACAGACGGGTTCATAGAAACCGACCTCCGAGCCGGCGGTCCCTGGCTCCACGATTTCCTCTGCGCGAAATacaccatcctccccaaaTCCTCTCCCTACAAGGCCCTCTGGCGCGACGGCGGCGCGATATCATCCCAACTCGAGGACCTCTGCCGCGCGCAGAACCATCGAGTCGGATCTGCTATATTCTGGGGACGACGGTCCGTGTACGAACCGGATGCCGAGCCAACGACTACACTGGCGGTGTCGCTTATGGGGCGCCGTGAGGATGATCCCCCGTATGCGTGTACCCGGATTGACCTTGCGCGGATGCTCTGGCGGGATCTCTGCGGTAGAGGGCTTGAGGGGATTACCGTGGAGGTTGCGGATGTGAGTGTGATACGCCGGATTGAAATTTACCCCTGTCTCCCTACGGATGATATATACCCTGTCTGGACGGAGGTGGCTATGGAGATATTCGACGGGATTGACCGCGCTGGGGTATTCACCATCGGGTGCTTTCGGATTGGTGGGAGTGGGTGGGATAGAGATGAGTCTCCGTCGACGGTTCTTATAGGAGTTGATAGACATTCCAGAAGAGACTGGAAGGATGTAAGGGAGACTGTTGTTTCAATCCTTGACGGGCGTGGTCTTGATTCTGTTGTTGTGACGATAAGGAAGGATAACATGATTGCAAGAGGTGTGCTTTCCATGGACTATGACCCTGGTGCAAGGGCGGCAGATTTTCGTCCGGATCCAAGGCCTGGAATGAGTCTGGGCCCTTGCAGTGAACATGGAGTATACAGAGAGGGAAAGTTGGGCGGTTGGGTTGAGGTGAAGAATCCGCATTCAGAGGCCTGGGTTCCATTTGCGTTGACTTGTTCGCGCTGCTGCTTTCCTGAGGAAAGTACACTTTCTGAAGCAGACACTGAAG TAATCCGAGGGTGGAAAGATGGCGGTGTGCATCAAGGGGACGCACACAGAGACCGCCTGCTCCAAGTCGACTCCCCCAGTGATCAAGGCATAGAAAAGGGTCTCGAGACAATCGCCGATGTTATTGCCCAAGTAAAGAGGCGGCTCGATTACTTCGAGGCTGAGAAACAAAACGAAAAAGACGAGGACATGTCGCGGCGCATAGAACGCTGGCTGGAGGAATCCTGGAAGACTCTTACAGACCTACAGAACAAACAGTCGAAAATAAAAAACCTCCGCAATTCCAAGTCCCATCATCTGGGTACCGTATTCGCGTCATCTGGAGAACGCCAGGCTCCCTCGACAAGCGATCCCAAgcatctctctctctctatcagGGACTGGGCTCTGGTCCAGCCAACAGTGCCTAGACGCGCAGGCACGAACATGGTAGAACACACCATCTTCCCTAATGAGGACCAGCAGCTAATCCACCTACTCCCCGAGCCTCCGGATATGGACGAAAAGCTGTACACCCCTGCAGCGCACGGCGTGTACGGCAACTTGAAGACGTGCCACATCACCACGAAGATTGAAAACGGGCGTGCCGTCGAGGCCCCAACGTTCGAGCACGTGGTTGTGCGGTGCAAGGCGCGTGTGCAAGGCGAGGAAACACTGGATGAGCCGGGGTCTTTTATTTATGAATCGGCTGGTCTTATCAAGGGGATGGTCTTTGGGGGTTCTGGGAGTGGGGACTTGGGGTACTTTACTGGGACAAAGGACCTcctggatgatattgagcaTATCACGGGGGCAGAGGTTCGCTTGCTTTATGTTGACTAG
- a CDS encoding putative MFS phosphate transporter (COG:P;~EggNog:ENOG410PHDT;~InterPro:IPR020846,IPR005828,IPR036259;~TransMembrane:11 (o143-162i169-187o193-211i255-272o284-303i339-359o382-403i415-434o446-467i479-501o507-525i);~go_component: GO:0016021 - integral component of membrane [Evidence IEA];~go_function: GO:0022857 - transmembrane transporter activity [Evidence IEA];~go_process: GO:0055085 - transmembrane transport [Evidence IEA]): MADFGPRAPHGPDMTGDHEPLENMDINEKGAFDALIRPSDSYTPDGTYWADLNVFKRVKFVSSYDATEAKRELSGIWEMTKADPLSPISYYFRNMVLPGAGLGLEGYVLFSIGNLKPLFEAAFAECWDDKTICNAQWINAVDYLEICGIIVGQILVGVLGDWLGRRWGLIQDATIMLIGLVMLTAAWGVTQNGWVICYAWSLFFYGIGVGGEYPMTATSGMENATGSGKVSTKEDRLHRGRKVTSAFLMQGWGQFFNQVLLIILLLCFHHGSGNPSYSTVSAQWTYRVSFAIPAVGTLWLVYYRAYHMKAASKQLQNAKKKASVTGYDFESLRLTFKHFGFRLVATAGAWFANDVFFYGNKLFQSEFIKVISPQSDSIMPTWLWNLCNVGVSLVGYYLASFLIDNKLYGRKWMQIVGFLMCFILFMVPGFKYDYYTSPEHIKEFQAMYFLSSFFNQFGPNSVTFLVAAEVFPTPIRATAHGISAAAGKLGALLASVLYNYITTQEKFHIVPWFGLGGVVLTWLFLPDTTGLDLKEQERRWKYIREGREEDYHGPAVHSKHLSIWERFRGKGKYYDAELDYQHKVEEYRAEWEAAMSAKISEKDKSAFEDETDDDLLSGHVHSYFHRTSPMFRGMEEKPNKGDNFALPPAARSDDSTENSIEER; this comes from the exons ATGGCTGATTTCGGTCCCCGTGCGCCCCATGGGCCCGATATGACGGGCGACCATGAGCCCTTGGAGAACATGGACATCAACGAGAAGGGTGCTTTCGATGCCCTCATTCGCCCCAGCGACAGCTACACACCCGACGGCACCTACTGGGCCGACTTGAATGTCTTCAAGCGCGTCAAGTTCGTCAGCTCCTACGATGCCACCGAGGCCAAGCGCGAGCTCAGCGGGATCTGGGAAATGACCAAGGCGGATCCCCTCTCGCCAATCTCTTATTACTTCCGGAATATGGTCCttcctggtgctggtctCGGTCTAGAAGG ttacGTGCTCTTCTCTATCGGAAACTTGAAACCCCTCTTCGAAGCTGCCTTCGCCGAATGTTGGGACGATAAAACCATTTGCAATGCGCAATGGATCAACGCTGTTGACTATCTCGAGATTTGCGGTATTATTGTCGGTCAGATCTTAGTCGGTGTTCTCGGTGACTG GCTTGGTCGCCGTTGGGGTTTGATTCAGGATGCCACGATTATGCTTATCGGTCTGGTCATGCTTACCGCCGCCTGGGGTGTCACCCAGAACGGTTGGGTTATCTGCTACGCTTGGTCTTTGTTCTTCTACGGTATCGGTGTTGGAGGCGAATACCCCATGACTGCCACCAGCGGTATGGAGAATGCCACCGGCTCCGGAAAGGTCTCTACCAAGGAAGATCGTCTGCACCGTGGTCGCAAGGTCACCAGTGCTTTCTTGATGCAGGGCTGGGGTCAATTTTTCAACCAAGTCCTGCTCATCATCCTGCTGCTTTGCTTCCACCACGGCAGCGGCAACCCCTCGTACTCCACCGTCTCTGCGCAGTGGACTTATCGTGTGTCTTTTGCAATCCCCGCTGTCGGTACCTTGTGGCTCGTCTACTACCGTGCGTACCACATGAAGGCTGCCAGCAAGCAGCTGCAGAacgcgaagaagaaggcctcgGTCACTGGTTACGATTTCGAGTCGCTCAGACTCACCTTCAAGCACTTTGGATTCCGTCTCGTCGCAACCGCTGGCGCCTGGTTCGCCAACGATGTCTTTTTCTACGGTAACAAGCTGTTCCAGTCCGAATTCATCAAGGTCATCAGCCCTCAATCCGACTCCATCATGCCCACCTGGCTTTGGAACCTGTGCAACGTCGGTGTTTCGCTCGTTGGTTACTACCTGGCTTCCTTCTTAATCGACAACAAGCTGTACGGCCGCAAGTGGATGCAGATCGTCGGTTTCCTGATGTGTTTCATTCTCTTCATGGTTCCCGGATTCAAGTACGACTACTACACCTCACCCGAACACATCAAGGAGTTCCAAGCCATGTACTTCTTGagttccttcttcaaccagtTTGGTCCCAACTCCGTCACTTTTCTCGTCGCCGCAGAAGTCTTCCCTACCCCCATCCGTGCCACCGCTCACGGTATCTCTGCCGCTGCCGGTAAACTCGGTGCTCTCCTCGCCTCCGTCCTTTACAACTACATCACCACGCAAGAGAAGTTCCACATTGTCCCCTGGTTCGGTCTGGGAGGTGTCGTTCTCACctggctcttcctccccgaTACCACCGGTCTCGATCTGAAGGAGCAAGAGCGCCGCTGGAAGTACATCCGTGAAGGCCGCGAAGAGGACTACCACGGACCTGCCGTCCACTCCAAGCACCTTTCCATCTGGGAACGCTTCCGTGGCAAGGGCAAGTACTACGACGCCGAGCTTGACTACCAGCACAAGGTCGAGGAATACCGTGCCGAGTGGGAAGCCGCCATGTCCGCCAAGATCTCTGAGAAGGACAAGAGCGCCTTTGAAGACGAGACTGACGATGACCTTCTCTCTGGCCACGTCCACTCCTACTTCCACCGCACGAGTCCCATGTTCCGCGGtatggaggagaagcccaaCAAGGGTGACAACTTTGCCCTCCCTCCCGCCGCTCGGTCAGATGATTCTACCGAGAACTCGATTGAAGAGAGATAA
- a CDS encoding uncharacterized protein (COG:O;~EggNog:ENOG410PKGZ;~InterPro:IPR008257,IPR032466;~MEROPS:MER0013479;~PFAM:PF01244;~go_function: GO:0070573 - metallodipeptidase activity [Evidence IEA];~go_process: GO:0006508 - proteolysis [Evidence IEA]) gives MVTETEALQVYKDAIHFDGLNIANWSPEIFQAWQAGGITGVSCTCGIWEGFRGSISNIIQWKKWFETHSELIVQAHSVSDIRAAKKSGKTAVLLSWQNTAGIEDQIDYLRVFRDLGVRKMQLTYNTQNYSGAGYTEVRDSGLTGFGRQVVDEMGRLGIVVDLSHVGPVTSRDVIEYASREKPPCFSHVLPGGLKAHPRNKDDELLKLLGEKGGFVGISQFGPHMEKGNESTIDDYVAALDYVIGLVGEDLVGVGSDASEGHARPSEFMAWCNLDKGYARRLTPWGSQTVVKPLGQLKDRPELAKAMARAGWPEEKMRKVLGENWLKYLERIIG, from the coding sequence ATGGTCACCGAAACCGAAGCCCTCCAAGTCTACAAAGACGCTATCCACTTCGACGGCCtcaacatcgccaactgGTCCCCAGAAATCTTCCAAGCCTGGCAGGCCGGCGGCATAACAGGCGTGTCCTGCACATGCGGAATCTGGGAAGGATTCCGCGGCTCGATCTCTAACATAATCCAATGGAAGAAATGGTTCGAGACGCACAGCGAGCTGATAGTGCAAGCGCACAGCGTCTCCGATATCCGCGCCGCCAAAAAGAGTGGCAAAACCGCCGTGCTGCTTAGTTGGCAGAATACCGCGGGCATTGAAGACCAGATTGACTACCTGCGTGTGTTTCGGGATCTGGGGGTGCGCAAGATGCAGCTTACGTACAATACGCAGAATTATAGCGGGGCTGGGTATACGGAGGTGCGGGATAGCGGGCTTACGGGGTTTGGGAGGCAGgttgtggatgagatggggAGATTGGGGATTGTGGTTGATTTGAGCCATGTTGGGCCGGTGACGAGTCGCGATGTGATTGAGTATGCGAGCAGGGAGAAACCGCCGTGCTTTAGCCATGTGTTGCCTGGCGGGTTGAAGGCGCATCCGAGGAAtaaggatgatgagctgcTGAAGTTGCTGGGGGAGAAGGGCGGGTTTGTGGGGATTAGCCAGTTTGGACCGCATATGGAGAAGGGGAATGAGTCGACGATTGATGACTATGTTGCTGCGCTGGACTATGTGATTGGCCTTGTTGGGGAGGAtttggttggtgttgggtcTGATGCGAGCGAGGGCCATGCAAGGCCCAGTGAGTTCATGGCGTGGTGTAACTTGGACAAGGGGTATGCCCGCAGATTGACGCCATGGGGGAGTCAGACGGTGGTCAAGCCACTGGGGCAGTTGAAGGACCGGCCAGAGTTGgcaaaggccatggctcGCGCAGGGTGGCCAGAGGAGAAGATGCGAAAGGTACTAGGAGAGAACTGGTTGAAGTACCTGGAGCGTATAATTGGGTGA
- a CDS encoding uncharacterized protein (COG:Q;~EggNog:ENOG410PH78;~InterPro:IPR020946,IPR036188;~PFAM:PF07992,PF13454,PF13450;~go_function: GO:0004499 - N,N-dimethylaniline monooxygenase activity [Evidence IEA];~go_function: GO:0050660 - flavin adenine dinucleotide binding [Evidence IEA];~go_function: GO:0050661 - NADP binding [Evidence IEA];~go_process: GO:0055114 - oxidation-reduction process [Evidence IEA]), with protein sequence MDIDRVAIIGAGPCGLAAAKSRYMAAERKFKTITVFEQRDQPGGIWNYTGDEGTASSPIPNATPSQVAVAVDGTFASPVYDSLETNIPNSLMQFCEFPFPSGTALFPTHRVVKGYLHRYAEELRPLMRLHSQVLDISLSRSPKVEWTVTWRDIKSDKVSTARFDGVVVANGHYNEPNIPAIPGLEEWNRRYPGSILHSSVYRRAEPFTNKKVIVVGHSASGIDIAAQISQVSKHPLLISERTATSTPKPTIQAPVSKPIPEITHLTPKTKTVHFATSLNESESDIDHIIFCTGYHFSTPFLSSLSPPVVTDGSRPNALFKHVFYTPEPTLAFIGTPQRIVPFPFSQAQSAWVARVFAGRVSLPPFAEMGQWIADWRSSRGGSNSLAFPLDAEYINSLYGISMGAARKEGLENDGRGKEPPFWGEREKWMRERFPDIKKASQMLGERRRDVTTLEELGFCFDREKANL encoded by the exons ATGGACATCGACCGTGTTGCAATCATTGGAGCTGGCCCTTGTGGtctggctgctgcaaa ATCCAGATATATGGCAGCAGAGCGAAAATTCAAGACAATTACCGTATTCGAACAACGCGACCAGCCCGGCGGTATCTGGAACTATACCGGCGATGAGGGCACCGCCAGCAGTCCTATCCCCAATGCGACACCAAGCCaagtggcagtggcagtggatgGAACATTTGCATCTCCGGTATACGACTCGCTGGAAACAAACATCCCCAACTCACTGATGCAGTTCTGCGAATTCCCCTTTCCGTCGGGGACGGCGCTGTTTCCTACGCATCGGGTTGTCAAGGGGTATCTCCATCGGTATGCAGAGGAGTTACGCCCGTTGATGCGCTTGCACTCACAGGTTCTGGATATATCTTTGTCGAGAAGCCCAAAGGTTGAGTGGACTGTAACATGGCGGGACATCAAATCTGATAAAGTCTCCACTGCACGGTTCGATGGTGTAGTGGTAGCTAATGGGCATTATAACGAGCCGAACATCCCAGCTATCCCAGGGCTGGAGGAGTGGAATCGGCGATATCCTGGCTCGATCCTCCATTCGTCTGTATACCGCCGTGCAGAGCCTTTTACCAACAAG AAAGTCATCGTGGTCGGCCACTCCGCCTCAGGAATCGACATCGCAGCCCAAATCAGCCAAGTCTCAAAACATCCTCTTCTCATCTCTGAGCGaacagcaacatcaacaccaaagcCAACCATACAAGCACCAGTCTCCAAACCAATCCCTGAAATAACCCACCTCAcccccaaaaccaaaaccGTACACTTCGCAACCAGCCTCaacgagagcgagagcgacATCGACCACATAATCTTCTGCACGGGATACCACTTCTCCACGCCCTTCCTGTCCTCCCTCAGCCCACCAGTCGTTACGGACGGATCAAGACCGAATGCCCTGTTCAAGCATGTATTCTACACCCCCGAGCCAACACTAGCCTTTATCGGGACACCGCAGCGCATCGTCCCGTTTCCGTTTAGCCAGGCGCAGAGCGCGTGGGTTGCAAGGGTTTTTGCGGGCCGGGTGTCTCTTCCGCCGTTTGCTGAGATGGGGCAGTGGATTGCGGATTGGAGAAGTTCTCGAGGCGGGTCTAATAGTCTTGCGTTTCCGCTTGATGCGGAGTATATCAACTCGCTTTATGGGATTAGTATGGGCGCAGCAAGGAAGGAGGGGCTTGAGAATGACGGGCGTGGAAAAGAGCCGCCGTTCtggggggagagggagaagtggatgagggagagaTTTCCGGATATCAAAAAGGCGTCGCAGATGTtgggggagaggaggagggatgtTACTacgctggaggagctggggttTTGTTTTGATCGCGAGAAGGCGAATCTGTGA